The sequence CATTCTctcatttttagattttttttttaggattttaatgataatgaattttacttttttttattacatcGATATTTTCTAATTAGTATATAAGATTTTTGCTCTTTTTACAAATTCTTGTTTTGAATCATATCAGTGCTTAATTTTAGTTGTATTTTAAACTTTGAGTCCTGGTTAGATTAGGATTTAATTTGAGTTGGTTTGGAGCTTTGCAGCTCATGTTTTTAAACTGGCTAAACATGGATGCACTGCAGTTTTGGGCGAAATCACAAAATTAACTTTATAGAGGTTGTATATCTCACAACATGTTGTTTGGGATTTATACCAGCTAACCCAATAAAATGAATGAAATAAAACTGTGCATAATCATTCCATTTGCCTAGACCAAGATAATTTGCTTTTGGAATACAAATGTTTCTTGTGAAGTGATATAACATTCTGTTTTCTAGGTAACTGTGATTATTGTGTATGTGTTCCTATATGGGCGTCTGTACTTGGTACTGAGTGGTTTGGAAAGGTCTATTCTTTTGGATCCAAGTGTTCAGCAAAGTAAGTCTCTTGAAACGGCACTGGCTCCCCAGTCTGTCTATCAGCTGGGCACGTTGCTGGTGCTGCCCATGGTGATGGAAATTGGCCTCGAAAGAGGGTTTCGCACAGCACTGGGTGATTTCATCATCATGCAGCTACAACTGGCTACTGTATTCTTTACCTTTCAGCTTGGAACAAAAGCTCATTACTATGGCAGGACAATATTGCATGGTGGTGCTAAATACAGAGCTACTGGTCGAGGATTTGTTGTGTTTCATGCAAAATTTGCTGATAATTACAGGTTCTATTCCCGAAGTCACTTTGTGAAGGGGTTAGAACTGTTGATGTTGTTAATTGTGTATGAAGTCTATGGGAAGTCATACCGTCGTTTGAGTATATATTGGTTTATCACAGCCTCCATGTGGTTCTTGGTTGCCTCATGGTTGTTTGCTCCTTTTGTGTTCAATCCTTCTGGGTTTGAGTGGCAGAAGACAGTGGATGACTGGACAGACTGGAAAAGGTGGATGGGAAATCGTGGTGGTATTGGTATCCCACAAGATAGAAGCTGGGAATCCTGGTGGGAATCTGAAGTGGAACATTTAAAGCACACAGACATCCGGGGTCGAGTGCTTGAGATAATCCTGGCATGCCGCTTCTTTATCTACCAATATGGCATTGTCTACCACCTAAACATAGCTCAACATACCCACAGTATATTGGTATATTTTCACCTTACCACAATGCTTGTTCTCTTGTAATCCTATCAGTGAGAACTGATGCATCACCAAATTGCAGCTTATTACATttcctctctcttcatttttaggTGTACGGACTTTCATGGTTGGTCATGGCTACTGTTCTGTTGTTCTTAAAGGTACACACATAGCACTCACAAATATGAAGTAATCTATGGAAATAATCTTAATTGCACAGTTTATCCTGATTCAGAAGGAATCCATTTGAAATAATCTAATGATACACTTCTAACCCTGTACCAGTGAACTGGCTCACGTGTGCTTGCACACGCGCATGTGCACACTCACAAATGTGAGTGTAATTGGTTTATGCCTCTGTACATTTGTGTGATGCTGTATCCCTGTTTCGCTTTTTTCAGATGGTATCAATGGGAAGAAGGAAATTTGGCACCGACTTTCAGCTCATGTTCAGAATCCTCAAGTTGCTTCTGTTCCTTGGCTTCTTGTGTGTGATGACTGTCTTATTTGTGGTCTGCGGCTTGACCATTGGGGACGTGTTTGCTGGTGTTCTTTGCTTCATGCCAACTGGATGGGCACTACTTCTTGTAAGTGCCATTCCTAACTTTTATTTATTCTAGAAGGATAAACACCAAATGGCTCGGGATTTATCGTATAACAAGGACTTGCAAATTCCTAGTGTTAAGCCTCATTGAACCATGTTGATAGAAGGATGACAAGATTTTCTAAACGCAAATTATTGGACGGCAGGAAAtattttttccataattatGTCCATTTAATGTGGTAACTCATGAGCTATAAgataaaattttaagaaaatatattttctttgacAATATTCATATTGTACCAAAAATCAAAGTACCTACTAACGTGATCTCATCTTGCCTTTGATCAAGATTGGCCAAGCTTGCAGATCCATGATGAAGGGTATAGGGTTCTGGGACACCATAAAGGAGCTAGCAAGAGGATATGACTATGTGATGGGAATGATAATTTTTATGCCCATTGTCATTCTGTCATGGTTCCCATTCGTTTCAGAGTTCCAGACCCGCTTGCTCTTCAACCAAGCATTCAGTAGAGGTCTACAGATCTCAATGATTCTAGCAGGAAGAAAGGATGGGGCGTCATCATCACCTAGTTGATACTTCAAATCAGTCATCTTGGAGTGGTTAAGTTTTTTTGTACGTTCAGTATCACAATTGTCCTCTTTACAAAACAAAAGTACTATATAAAAGCCTTGATAGTTCATCTTGGTTTAATTCTTTTgtggaaacttttgtaatcactACCGCATGTTAACAAAAGTTCCATCTTAGTTTTGATTTAAtcacttcctttccttttatcTCCCCTTGCAATCAGACGGAGCCTCTAGGAAGAGCCattttggggaattaatggaaGTATTAATTGATAGGGACTTGCACTTTCCTACAACACAAAAGACAGGTAATTCTAAACCACACCTCCTTCGCCAAAGGGGTAAGAAGGCTAGATGCCATATCATTCTCCAAGGTTTGGATTCATTTTGGTTTATCATAGTAGTTTTAATATGCACCTTGTCCCAAACTATTACATAACTAATGAAAATGCTATTTCTAAGGAAAGAATCCTACTGTGCAGGGGCACCATATACCAACAGGTAACGGTTTAGTACCCTTGCATGAAATAGCTAATGAAAATGGGATAAAATGGCTGAGATCCCACACCACAGTGAGACATTTTTCTGTGTTTGGACCGCACAGTGGGACCTTGTAGGATTTCTGAAGCTTCCAGTGTATGAAGAATCTCTCATATGGTATACCACATAAATGGCAATGCACAGGAAGTTATTCTCAGTAGAGGGTTCAACAAAAGCTAGGTTGAGAAATTAAATGAATTAAAAGTCCATATATTAATTTATTGACATCTTTTCAaatgcaacatgttggtcacaggcacaaaacttggaaatagcctCTCTTGTGAAGCAAGAAGTTAGACTGCATACATTTGTCCCTTCTAGGCCCTACAGTaatgggagcctcgtgcattaaGTTGCTCTTTTTATGTCCAATTGAAGATTCGATAATCAAACGCAGGATTAAGAGCTTATCTTTATTGCATAAACAAAAATTATAGCCATATGTTAGATGATGACTTATCCAACGTATATGTCCACCAAGTCTTGATATCAAAAAACATTGTCCCTGGCAAAGGACCTAATATTATTGGGAATTGGTGTAAAAAACAAGCGCTTAAATTCTTAACTGATGTCATGGATTTTTAATTGAAAGgtaaaatttcataatttttaaaaataaataaataaattggaaaTTTAGGTCACACTGTTTTGCCAACTCTCTCCTCTTTTAACCCATTTCATTAATGCATAGGCCCTCTTAAAAGTGGTACTTGTACATTTGAAAGACTTTCAAAAAAGCATCTAAAACCAAGATTAAAAAGTGGCTCAAGACACTATTTATTTACCTAGACATTAGATCGATTAAGCATCTAAAAATAAGATCAGAAAGTGGATTAAGACTGTTTATGCCTacacttttttctctttcccattTATCTATACATTGAGAGGATCAAAGAAGCATCCAATGCCAAAATGAGAagtggatttttatttatagataTGAATGAGTGAAGCAAGATAGCTTTAGTTGGTTCTTCGGGAGCTGTGAGAATTCAGAGCTTTCTTATCTGATCAAAAAGTTCAAAAGCATGGGGTTGTCTTAACTCATTCTTTGTCTTGGAGAGACCGAAAGACTCTTAGCCCCACCTGAGCAAAAAGAAATAATCTCTCACCCTCTCCtgcacttgaaaaaaaaaaagaagtcattTTCTCTCCATTAAACCCAATATAGAGCAACATCTCCTCTTCTCCACTGATGAAACAAAATCCATATAGGAAAAACACAGAGAAACCCATCAATGGCTAGTATCAGCGGCACCAAGGATGAttgtcttcccaaatccctttcCAATAAGATGACAAGGAAGCGTATAATTAGCAATAGTCAAGAGGCTCAAACTCGAGACCACTTGGTGAGCATAtgttttttgcacaccatagctcaacAACTGTGTTAGACAGTTGTTGGCAGCAGTCGATATTCTTGACGAGGAAGGCATCCACAATGAAAAACTCGTGCCATTGTCACTTGCCGAGATCGTTCCAATTCTTCATGTTGAATTGTTGACAATGAAATTGAGCCTGAGAACCCCAGGGTTGCTTACCTCTGTAAGTTCCTCTTTCTTGTTTAATTTACATTTGTTGTAATTTTTCTGTATTATAGTTACATGTTTGATACTGCGCTATAACTAAGCTTGAGAGCCCTAGGGCATGCTTGGTCCAACGATAAGGTAGTTGTGACTTGGTCCAACGATAAGGTAGTtgtgacctggtggtcaagcaaTTGAAATAGTATCTCAACAGTCTCAGGGTAAAGCTTCGTAGTTCTCACACCTGACCTCACACATGTAGGAGCCATGTGCACCAAGTACGCCCTTTTTATATTGTGctatttataatattttattctaTGAAATGCACTACTTATAATTTTTCcttataaaaaatggaaaatcaacTTTGATATCCTGAGAACATCCATTGCATCTAATAAACACTAATGTTGTCATGTAATGGTATGCGCAAGGTTCAAAATCTAGGGTTTCAACTAGGTTTTGATTTTggctgaaatcaaaatttaggTTAAATTACCAAAACCTCTTCGAAAccaggtatttttttttgtgctattGCTAAAAATTTGGATCGAAATTTTCTCAACTTTGTCCTCTCCATTGTGGATTAggttcttgtacaagaataCAAGATCCTAATCCACCCACAATCCACAATAGGAGAAAAAGCCATCACAACATGCAAATCTTCGAGATTTAGAACTATGAGTATGTGTCATGGGAATGACTGCTAAAGAAATCGTCGATTACTCAAATacattaaaatttaattattaatttggtATGATTGGGGTATAATTACTCAAATCTTGTCCTGGGCTATAAGAGTCTAGATAGGGGGAATACACTAAATTTTGCAAGGGAAGATGATGTAGAAGTGGAAGTGGGTGTAAGAAGTTGCAGATGTTTCAGACTCATCTTCGCTTTCTTTAGTGTCAGTGAGCAAGTGGAAAGAGTGTAGCTGCGTGCATGAGCAGTGAACCAACCTCGGCATTGGATACAAAGAGAGTCCCAGCCCACCCACATCAACCTCAACCCTGTCTTATGAATCAAAAATAAGAATAGGCAATAACACAATACATACatatttacgaggttcggtagGATTGATTATGTCCTCAGCGAGATAAGAtcttgtttcactatcaatagagaataggatAGGTTTACaacgctacaaatatatagtgacgtgaaagaaagaaaacattgctacaaatatatagtgaaatcctataaaaaaaatttacagaaaTACTCAAAAAGCCTTGGGAATTTTTTCCCAAATTGGACCCACTTTTATCACAGATGGAATTAAAAACATCATATCCCCAATTGCTTCTTGATTTGTAACCCAGGTAGCCTGGCATGCATGTTGATCCTTTTTGTCTCGGGGAATGCCCCATTATACAATGGGAGCAAAGGAGAGTtgatggggggggggaggatggGCCGGATCCGGCAAgggagggaagagggagagaagttgtcgttggagagagaaggaaggggaggTTATACTATACTGCAAAATTAGATCAGTAAACACTATTAGAATGAAAGACAAAGAAATTTGATTACAAATTCTGTTTGTAACCTCCTTGGTTACAAACTTTcccaatttttctttatttcttgctAGAAATATATTCCATTaccaaccaaaagaaaaaaaaaaaaaatcaattgatcACATAAGTCTATAATTAACAAAGAAGAGCAAAAGACCCAGACCAATTAAAATCCCCACTACGACTAAAAGCCAAACTTTCCAAACTCTGATTAATTCTCACATTTTGACTATCACACCATAACTTAAAGATAGGCAAATCATTCAACAGAAACTGAGAAGTATAGAAAATCTAAGCCAATACTCCTAAACTCTCACTCCACATAATAAGAacatttacaagaaaaaaaggagCCACACAATTCCTTCTGCATCCAAGTATAGAATAATAAGCCTTGAAGTGCTTAACTCACTAGCATGATTGTGCTCTCACCTACACAAAGAAGGAAACTTATTAGGATAAAaactgaaaccctaatttcccCCGTTTTTATTTGTTAAAACTAACATATACATTTACCTGCCATGTACGcaaagatcatcatcatcagtaaAACTATTACCAAATGCTAATTCAAAAGCTGGATCTGTAGAGCTCGTTGATGGTCCACCTAGAGAAAAATCAGTTTCCTCTTGAATATGTTGTGATAATGGTTGCTCATACATCATTTTCAAAGAATCAAGTTCCTTTGCAACTTCCTTCATTGCAGGCCTAtcttcccttctttcctctaGGCAGCTTCTTGCAATCTCAGCAACGTCTATCAATAACTGTTGTCTATTCCCCTCATCATCTACCATTCGGTCATCAAGAATATGAAAAATATTCCCATCTTTCATTGTAGACACAAAGTACATTGCAAGGGCTATCCATTCCCCTGATTCATCCATTAAAATCGGCTTCTTCCCAGTTAAAAGCTCTACAAGAACCACTCCAAAACTATAAACATCGCTTTTATCAGTTAGCTGGCCTGTAGGAAGACATTCCGGGTCTAAGTACCCATGAGTCCCTTGAAGAATTGTTGTCTTTTGAGTTTGATCTAGAGGAACCAATCTTGAAGCTCCAAAATCAGATACCCTAGCACTGTATTTATCATCCAGTAGTACATTAGAAGACTTGACATCTCTGTGGAAGATAGGTACTGAATGAGAAGAGTGCAAATAGGCCAGTGCATCGGCCGTTTCTGCAGCGATTCTTAAACGATTTTCCcatgaaagaaaatttgtttTATTCTCACTATGGATATGTTGGTAAAGGGTTCCATTGGATATGAATTCATAAACTAACAAAGGAACCTCTGTCTCTAGGCAACAACCCAAGAGCTTCACGACATGCCTGTGATTGATTTGAGAGAGGATATCAACCTCATTTATAAACTGTATAATCTGGCCTTTGTCAACAGTTTTGGATCTCTTAATGGCAACAACTTTGCCACTGGGTAAGGTTCCCTTATAAACTGTACCAAACCCTCCTTGGCCGATTATTTGACTCTCATGGAAGTTATTGGTTGCCATCTTTAGCCCTTCTATGGTGAAAATCATGGCAATATCTTCAACCCCTTTATATGAAGCTATCTGTTGCTGCAATAACATACCTCCATTTTGTTGGAAGAATTTTTCTCTAAGTTTGATGAGCCGTCgtttcttaattgcccaataCAAAAGCCAAATGAAGATAGGTAGAGCTATGCTGCATACAATGACACCTGCACAAATTATAAACAGATTTTAGATGTATAATTAAACTTTTATAATTTATAActtgtctttgattttatctGGGTAGGAGTGTGCAAGCCGACTGTTGATGGGTTGAAATGTCTGGCCAACCTTGGGCAGGGCTTTAGGCATAGGTTTACATCcattattcaaattcaattttgacaCCCTTTGTATATAATGTTTGTAAGTATACAAATATAAAAACCATTtacacaaataataataataataataataataataataataataataataataataataataataataataataataataataatgttagTATACAAGTAAAAACCATGTAagcagagaaaaaaataaaattgaaataacaaaagtGAATTAAAATTATGGGAAAATTTTGTCAACAATGCCCACTCATGTGAGTGGGCGTCCCCCTCTTTCTAGCTCTCTCCTGCCCCATGTAAAATGACTTTCCCACCCCTCCTTATTAATGCCTCATTACCCCTCTCCATTGGTCCCTGATGCATTCCTTAAGGCCATAtttgtttgatggagaaaagtggaaaagataaaaaagggtAGGAAACTTATACTTATTTCTCATAAA is a genomic window of Macadamia integrifolia cultivar HAES 741 chromosome 13, SCU_Mint_v3, whole genome shotgun sequence containing:
- the LOC122058804 gene encoding callose synthase 7-like — encoded protein: MKLQINLCFLLFRVRFHYGHPDIFDRIFHLTRGGISKASKTINLSEDIFSGFNSTLRGGYVTHHEYIQVGKGRDVGMNQISLFEAKVSNGNGEQTLSRDVYRLGRRFDFFRMLSFYFTTVGFYFSSMVTVIIVYVFLYGRLYLVLSGLERSILLDPSVQQSKSLETALAPQSVYQLGTLLVLPMVMEIGLERGFRTALGDFIIMQLQLATVFFTFQLGTKAHYYGRTILHGGAKYRATGRGFVVFHAKFADNYRFYSRSHFVKGLELLMLLIVYEVYGKSYRRLSIYWFITASMWFLVASWLFAPFVFNPSGFEWQKTVDDWTDWKRWMGNRGGIGIPQDRSWESWWESEVEHLKHTDIRGRVLEIILACRFFIYQYGIVYHLNIAQHTHSILVYGLSWLVMATVLLFLKMVSMGRRKFGTDFQLMFRILKLLLFLGFLCVMTVLFVVCGLTIGDVFAGVLCFMPTGWALLLIGQACRSMMKGIGFWDTIKELARGYDYVMGMIIFMPIVILSWFPFVSEFQTRLLFNQAFSRGLQISMILAGRKDGASSSPS
- the LOC122058965 gene encoding wall-associated receptor kinase 2-like; this encodes HEGNPYLDHGCQDVDECKVATKNNCSKNAVCKNTLGSYNCYCPKGFYGDGFENGTRCVENVSIPVTKIIAGVIVCSIALPIFIWLLYWAIKKRRLIKLREKFFQQNGGMLLQQQIASYKGVEDIAMIFTIEGLKMATNNFHESQIIGQGGFGTVYKGTLPSGKVVAIKRSKTVDKGQIIQFINEVDILSQINHRHVVKLLGCCLETEVPLLVYEFISNGTLYQHIHSENKTNFLSWENRLRIAAETADALAYLHSSHSVPIFHRDVKSSNVLLDDKYSARVSDFGASRLVPLDQTQKTTILQGTHGYLDPECLPTGQLTDKSDVYSFGVVLVELLTGKKPILMDESGEWIALAMYFVSTMKDGNIFHILDDRMVDDEGNRQQLLIDVAEIARSCLEERREDRPAMKEVAKELDSLKMMYEQPLSQHIQEETDFSLGGPSTSSTDPAFELAFGNSFTDDDDLCVHGR